In the genome of Henningerozyma blattae CBS 6284 chromosome 5, complete genome, one region contains:
- the TCB2 gene encoding tricalbin (similar to Saccharomyces cerevisiae TCB2 (YNL087W) and TCB1 (YOR086C); ancestral locus Anc_2.202) — protein sequence MVEQDTQLHANGDAVKKSATNNTTGTAVNPTLSRTPGKKHTNETLASKGISKESLSTSLSLTPAPPVPENSSKSVADTQNIGSEEVTREAKEASYVGWKQIGNWEEKDTLTAQDELLDLNRETLLDNVLPESLYGDWYHAVGIFFIGGFLSFVLGYFKFSMAPVFFVMLITCILYRTSSKKYRASIRELVQKEFTVQKIENDYESLEWLNSFLDKYWPILEPSVSQMIVQQVNQTLATNSSIPAFIKAIWIDQFTLGVKPPRIDIVKTFQNTDSDVVVMDWGISFTPHDLSDMNAKQMRNYVNQKVVLKMKMFGFTFPVSVSEIALKAHARLRFKLMTPFPHIETVNIQLLDVPDIDLVSCIFGDSIFNWEIFSIPGLLGFVKKMAKKYMGPVLLPPFSIQLNIPQLVSGSALSIGVLEVRVKNIKDIKSSSDIMSETLDPYLTFESNGKVVAKTKVVKNSSSPVFNEVLHILVGSYTDPLSITLYDQRDKIKDKILGRAEYNLNSFHDNNSQKGLSTMILRNSKPIATMNFDMQFFPTLEKKKLPDGTIEDFPDLNTGLAKVVVEEGRGLCEVGKKLNAYVEIYLGSELVATTGKVESADTFQWNAEHEAVISDRRKTRYRFLVKNSDGETIASTVQSLNDLYDRSEIDKKYIPLKDSQGELKISLYWKPVALDLGSKTIAYTPPIGVVRLFINKGQDLKNLEAIGKIDPYVVIAVNGIPKGRIDEKLNTLNPIWNQSIYVAVTSPNQKITMDCMDIESGSEDRSVGSFDVRLPNLFQKSADDRYIECVDDEPKTGRLVSKKGIRGSITYYASFYPTVPVLTLEEVNDLTNITKKQALLKEKADLYDKKKMSKEELAKMEREERELKELSELYSNKMKLDLDELLQYNSGVLAVSVLDGELPQPNLFVQAFFDSNGHSRFTSPRISSRTIKTGWTGDVMIKELEWSVTTFRVVKNKSSNRAADCACEVSLPTVQLVKNCYKKPSILSLTGSGSAKLMVQISWFPVSASKLPQSDLITNSGDLTINVLNAENLISADSNGFSDPYLKFYLNEGENNFFKTSTQKKTLNPVWNESTQIQINNRVNDYLNIKVWDWDAANTNDLIGKAVVPLSKVDPEKDTTLDVPVVGPSGEDGGVLHLSFSFTPRYTISVNKRETKISENSGKGISSGVKAGSSVVGAGVKAGTTVVGAGLGTVGKVGKIGKGLFSKKKGEAKPDSEK from the coding sequence atggTGGAACAAGATACTCAACTGCATGCAAATGGAGATGCAGTTAAGAAGTCTGctacaaataatactactGGAACAGCTGTAAATCCTACCTTAAGCAGAACTCCAGGGAAAAAGCATACAAACGAAACTCTGGCTTCGAAAGGTATAAGTAAAGAAAGCTTATCCACATCATTATCCTTGACTCCAGCTCCACCTGTTCCTGAGAATTCTAGTAAATCTGTAGCTGATACTCAAAATATTGGGTCTGAAGAAGTGACTAGAGAAGCTAAGGAAGCTTCCTATGTTGGTTGGAAACAAATCGGTAACTGGGAAGAAAAAGATACATTGACTGCTCAAGATGAATTGCTAGATTTAAACAGAGAAACTCTATTGGATAATGTTTTACCTGAAAGTTTATATGGTGATTGGTACCATGCAGTCggtattttctttatagGTGGGTTTTTATCCTTTGTCCTTggttatttcaaattttccATGGCTCCTGTATTTTTCGTTATGCTAATAACTTGTATCTTATACAGAACTTCTTCCAAGAAATATAGAGCTTCTATTAGAGAATTGGttcaaaaagaatttaCTGTACAAaagattgaaaatgattatGAATCTTTGGAATGGTTAAATAGTTTCCTTGACAAATACTGGCCAATATTGGAACCTTCTGTCTCACAAATGATTGTTCAACAAGTTAATCAAACGTTGGCAACAAATTCAAGCATTCCAGCGTTTATTAAAGCCATTTGGATAGATCAATTTACTTTGGGTGTTAAACCTCCAAGAATCGATATTGTAAAGACTTTCCAAAACACCGATTCAGATGTAGTGGTTATGGATTGGGGGATCTCTTTCACTCCTCATGATTTATCCGATATGAATGCTAAACAAATGAGAAATTATGTGAATCAGAAAGTtgtattgaaaatgaaaatgtttGGTTTCACTTTCCCAGTTTCGGTTTCTGAAATTGCATTAAAAGCTCATGCCAGATTGCGTTTCAAATTGATGACACCTTTCCCCCATATTGAAACTGttaatattcaattgttAGATGTTCCAGACATTGATCTTGTATCTTGTATATTTGGTGACtctattttcaattgggaaattttttccattCCAGGTTTATTGGGATTTGTTAAGAAAATGGCAAAGAAATATATGGGCCCAGTTTTATTACCACCATTTTCcattcaattgaatattcCACAATTGGTATCAGGTTCCGCTTTGTCAATTGGTGTTTTAGAAGTCCGTGTTAAGAACATTAAAGATATCAAAAGTTCATCTGATATAATGAGTGAAACTTTGGATCCATATTTGACATTCGAATCTAATGGTAAAGTTGTTGCCAAGACAAAAGTTGTCAAGAATTCTTCTAGTCCTGTTTTCAATGAAGTATTACATATCTTAGTGGGTTCATATACTGATCCATTGTCTATCACTTTATATGATCAAAgagataaaattaaagataagATATTGGGTAGAGCTGAATATAACTTAAATTCCTTCcatgataataatagtcAAAAGGGTTTATCAACCATGATTTTAAGAAATTCCAAGCCAATTGCCACTATGAATTTTGATATGCAATTCTTCCCAACTttggaaaagaaaaagttgCCAGATGGTACTATTGAAGACTTCCCAGATTTGAATACAGGTTTAGCCAAAGTTGTTGTCGAAGAAGGTCGTGGGCTTTGTGAAGTAGGTAAGAAGCTTAATGCTTATGTTGAAATTTATCTAGGATCAGAATTAGTAGCAACTACTGGTAAAGTTGAAAGTGCTGATACTTTCCAATGGAACGCAGAACATGAAGCTGTTATCTCAGATCGTCGTAAGACTAGATATAGATTCTTGGTCAAAAACTCAGATGGCGAAACGATTGCCTCTACAGTTCAATCTTTGAATGATTTATATGATAGATCTGAAATCgataagaaatatattcctCTAAAGGACAGTCAAGGTGAACTGAAAATATCTTTGTATTGGAAGCCTGTGGCCTTGGATTTAGGTTCCAAGACTATTGCCTATACTCCTCCAATCGGTGTTGTTAGATTATTCATTAACAAGGGTCAAGATTTGAAGAACTTGGAAGCTATTGGTAAGATTGATCCATATGTAGTTATAGCGGTTAACGGTATTCCTAAAGGTAGAATTGATGAGAAACTAAATACTTTAAATCCTATTTGGAACCAATCTATCTATGTGGCTGTAACTTCtccaaatcaaaaaattaccATGGATTGTATGGATATTGAATCAGGTAGTGAAGACCGTTCTGTTGGTTCCTTTGATGTAAGATTGCCAAATCTATTCCAAAAGAGCGCAGACGATAGATACATTGAATGTGTGGATGATGAGCCAAAGACTGGTCGTTTGGTTAGTAAGAAAGGTATTCGTGGTAGTATCACATATTACGCCTCCTTCTATCCAACAGTACCAGTTTTAACATTAGAAGAGGTTAAtgatttaacaaatattacTAAGAAGCAAGCtcttttgaaagaaaaagcCGACTTATATGATAAAAAGAAGATGagtaaagaagaattagcTAAAATGGAAAGGGAAGAAAGAGAACTAAAAGAACTTTCTGAATTATATAGTAATAAGATGAAATTAGATTTAGATGAGCTATTACAATACAATTCGGGTGTTCTTGCAGTTTCCGTTCTAGATGGTGAATTACCCCAAccaaatttatttgtaCAAGCATTTTTTGATTCAAATGGTCACTCTCGTTTCACAAGTCCAAGAATATCTTCAAGAACAATTAAAACAGGTTGGACTGGTGATGTTATGattaaagaattggaaTGGTCTGTTACAACTTTTAGAGTTGTTAAAAATAAGAGTAGTAACAGAGCTGCTGATTGTGCTTGTGAGGTTTCATTACCCACAGTACAATTGGTAAAAAACTGCTACAAGAAACCATCTATCCTTTCGTTAACTGGTTCAGGAAGTGCCAAATTAATGGTTCAAATCTCTTGGTTCCCAGTATCTGCTTCTAAACTACCGCAATCAGATTTGATTACAAATAGTGGTGATTTAACAATAAATGTTTTGAACGCTGAAAACTTAATTTCTGCTGATTCAAATGGGTTCTCTGATCcttatttgaaattctatttgaatgaaggtgaaaataatttcttcaagaCAAGTACCCAAAAGAAGACATTAAATCCAGTATGGAATGAAAGTAcacaaattcaaattaataatcgtgttaatgattatttaaatattaaagtatGGGATTGGGATGCAGCCAATACTAATGACTTGATTGGTAAGGCAGTTGTTCCATTATCTAAAGTTGACCCAGAAAAAGACACTACGTTAGATGTTCCAGTTGTTGGTCCATCTGGTGAAGATGGTGGTGTTTTACATTTGTCATTCTCTTTTACACCAAGATATACTATCAGTGTCAATAAAAGAGAAACTAAAATCAGTGAAAATTCTGGTAAAGGTATAAGTAGTGGTGTTAAAGCTGGTTCTTCAGTTGTTGGTGCAGGTGTTAAGGCTGGTACCACTGTTGTTGGTGCAGGTTTAGGAACTGTTGGTAAAGTTGGTAAGATTGGTAAGGGTTTATTCAGTAAGAAAAAAGGTGAAGCGAAACCTGATTCAGAAAAATAG